The following is a genomic window from Chitinophagales bacterium.
TCTATAATCACAATATCGTAGCCTGCTGCTTCACAGAGCAAAATACTTTCACGGGTTTTTCTTGCCACTCCACCCAGCGAACCTGAACTGGCACTGGGGCGGATATAGGCTTTAGGGTTGTTGGCCAATTTTGGCATCCGTGTTTTATCGCCCAGAATACTGCCTTTGCTTCTGCTGCTGCTTGGGTCAATGCTCAACACAGCCACTTTTTTCTTTTGATTTTCAATTAAATAGCTGCCAAAAGCTTCTATAAATGTACTTTTCCCAACTCCCGGCACACCGGTTATTCCTATTCTTATGGAATTGCCTGAATTTCCGAGACAGCCATTTAGGATTTCCGCTGCCAATTTCTGATGGTCTTTTTTTGTGCTCTCAACCAAAGTAATCGCCTTGCTGAGCATAATGCGGTCTCCTGTTAGGATTTTTTTTACGTATTCATCAGATGTGTAGAACTGGGACATATAGATTTTACTTAGGTATGTCAAGTTTCTTAGGATTTTGTCTGGAATCCCAAATTTTCAAAACAATTATCTTGTCATTCAGAATTTCGTAAAATACAATATAGTTTTCTACAATAATACCCCGAATAGCGTCAAGCTTTGTTTTAATCCCTATTTCAGGGTTTGAAGCTACTTTTTTGAGATGTTGAATTTTACCATAAAGTTTTTTTGAGTAAGCACTACTCTTGTTTCTACGTATGTAAAACTCAAGGATCTGTTGAAGTTGAATCTCTGAATTTTTAGTCCACTTTATTTTTCTTTTAACCACTCTGAAACTTTTTTGTCAATTTCATCTTGTGAAACAACCTTGCTTTTTTTTGCAGATTTACTTTCGAATAAAAGTTCTTTTTCAAGTTCAGGGCTTAACTTCAAAAAAGGTTCTTTTTGTTTATAATCCATAATGGTTTTAATGGCTTTGAGAAAATCTATATCATCAATTCCGGATATTCTCTCAATAAGTTCCTGTTTTAATTTTATTGTACTCATAATCACCTTTTTGGTATTTATAAATTTTACTCCAACATTTTCTCCAAAATATCAATAGCTGCTTTGGCTATAACAGTTCCCGGACCAAAGATGCCTATTACTCCTAGCTCCCTGAGGAAAGCATAATCTTGTTTTGGTATTACACCTCCTGCAATGACTTTAATATCCTGCCTCCCCAATTTTTTCAACTCCTCAATAACTTGCGGTACCAAAGTTTTGTGCCCTGCTGCGAGGCTGCTCACGCCTAAAATATGTACATCGTTTTCAGCGGCCTGCATGGCTGCTTCTTTGGGTGTTTGGAAAAGCGGTCCGATGTCCACATCAAAGCCAAGATCTGCAAAACTGCTGGCAATAACTTTCGCGCCACGGTCATGTCCGTCCTGACCCATTTTTGCGATCATTATGCGCGGTCTTCTACCATCTTTTTCGGCAAATTCATCAGCCAATTGCTGAGCCTTTTTGAAGTGTTCATTGTCTTTTATAGCTGATGCGTACACGCCTGATACAGATTTTATTGTTGCCTGATACCTGCCATAGACTTCTTCCAAAGCAGTAGATATCTCCCCTAAAGTAGCTCTTTTTCTCGCTGCATCAATTGATAATTCCAGTAAATTTCCTTTTTCGCTTTTTGCGGCTTCTGTTAATTTACTTAGTGCGAGCCCCACAACAGTTTCATTGCGGTACTTTCTGAGCTTTTCAAGCCGCTCGATTTGTTTTTTTCGAACAGCGGCATTGTCCACATCCCGAATATCTATTTCTTCCTCATTTTCCGTTTGAAATACATTTACCCCAATAATTTTCTCCCTGCCGCTATCTACTTTTGCCTGCTTTTGTGCAGCAGCTTCTTCTATACGCATTTTGGGCAGTCCCGACTCAATGGCCTTAGTCATTCCTCCCAGTGCTTCGACTTCCTGTATCAGTCCCCATGCTTTCCGCATCAATTGGTCTGTGAGGTATTCCACATAATAGGAGCCGCCCCAGGGATCTACGGCATTGCAAATACCTGTTTCCTTTTGCAAATAAATCTGTGTCTCACGGGCGATTTTTGCTGAGAAATCAGTAGGCAGAGCAATAGCTTCATCAAATGCGTTGGTATGCAGGGATTGGGTTCCACCAAATGCTGCCGCCATTGCCTCAATGCAGGTTCGGGTTACATTGTTAAAAGGATCTTGCTCTGTGAGCGAATAACCAGAAGTCTGACAATGGGTGCGTAAAGCCATTGATTTTTGGTTTTTTGGATTAAACTGCTTAATGATTTTTGCCCAAAGCAATCTTCCGGCACGCATTTTTGCAATTTCCATAAAATGGTTCATGCCAATGCCCCAGAAAAAAGAAATACGCGGAGCAAAATCGTCAATTTTCAATCCTGCCTCAATTCCGGTACGCACATATTCCAAACCATCGGCAAGGGTATATGCCAATTCTATATCGGCAGTGGCTCCTGCTTCGTGCATGTGATATCCGCTCACACTTATGGAATTGAAACGGGGCATTTTTCGCGAGGTGAATTCAAAAATATCTGCAATAATTTTCATAGAGGCTTTGGGCGGATAGATATAAGTATTGCGCACCATGAATTCTTTTAAAATATCATTTTGAATGGTGCCGCTGAGTTGATTTAAATCCACGCCCTGTTCTTCGGCAGCTACAATGTAAAAAGCCATAATAGGCAATACTGCGCCATTCATAGTCATGGAAACTGACATTTCATCCAGTGGAATTTCATCAAACAGGATTTTCATATCCAATACGGAATCTATGGCTACACCAGCTTTGCCTACATCGCCCACTACGCGTTCATGATCAGAATCATAGCCCCGGTGTGTGGCCAGGTCGAAAGCCACGGAAAGTCCTTTTTGCCCTGCTGCAAGATTTCTTTTATAAAAAGCATTGGAAGACTCCGCATCAGAAAATCCTGCATATTGGCGAATGGTCCAGGGGCGGGTAAAATACATCGTAGAGTAGGGGCCGCGTAAAAAAGGCGGCAATCCGGCAGCATAGTTTAAATGTTCCATGCCTTCTATATCTGCATGGCCATAGGAGGATTTTATGCTTATGCCTTCAGCTGAAGTATAAGCTGAACTGTCTTTCACTGATTTTGGGAAAATATCTTCCTCAAAAGCTTTTATCTTTGAAAAATCCGGTCTGTTCATTGTTTTTCTGTTTTAGAGAAACCGCCTCCGGCTTCTATCTGCTGAAATTTTCCCCATGCTTTTTCTGCCAATTGGTAGCTTAGGTTTTCAATATAATAGGATCCATTGGCAGGGTCATTTACATTTTCCAGTTTTGATTCTTCACGCAGAATATGCTGCACATTGATGGCAATGCGCTGGAAAAATTCCGGGTTTTCAGCTTCCTTTTCTCCTTCAATCTTTAAGTGAATGCTGTCAGCACCACCAATTACTGCAATCATTGCCATAGTGGTGTGGCGCAACATGTTCCAATAGGGGTCTTCATGTGTGAAAAGTGGAGAATTGCGTGTCTGAATATACACTGCAGCTTCATGTAGCCCGTAGTTTTTAATGATGTTGGGCCAAAGCAAACGCAGCGCTCTCAATTTGGCGATTTCTACAAAATAAATGCAGCCCACCGGTACAGTGCATTGTATTCTTGAATGCAGATTTTTTTCGATTAAATCCGGAGCTTTTGCTTTCAATTGAAAAAGGTATTCACTTAGTTTAGCAAGCACTAATGCCAGTTCATCTGCTTCTTGGTTTTCTTTGTGAAAAACATGCTGATCAATACTGATGTGCTTGAAAGCAGGAAGTATTTCACAAGCTTCTTCCAGCCAATCCAAATCTTCCTGTCCCAGGCTTTTTTGATTCAATAGTGGGTCAAAATCAAAAGAGCCCTGCCATTGTATGGTGTTTTTGTTTTCCAGAAAAAGCTTTAGTCCTGTCCACAATTCAAGCGTTCCGCTTCCAAAAAGAAAATGAACGTGGAGGGCTTCAATCACTACGCCTTCAAAAATAATTTCCCAATCTTCTGCTTCCAGTACTTTTTCGGGTTTAAGTCCAATTGCATTTACACCTTTTTCCAGGGCAACTTTAATCCGTTTATTACTTTCTTTTGGATCTGAAATGCTAAAGTCCATGCGAATTGCACAGCCGCCCTCATTTCTGTGAAAAGTAAATTGCCCTATTTCACTCATGTCTTCTGAGTTGAAAATAATTGGGAAATGTAAATCATTACTGTATTTCCATATGGCCTCACTTTCATTCCCCGATTTTTCCAAATCACGGCTTACTTGCTCCATCCACTCAGCTTTGCTGTGGGATGGGAAGTCTTTAGTAAGTTCAGGACGACTGCTTTCTATTTTACCCATGCTACAAATTTACAAATAGAGGCTTAAAAATTTCTGTAGCAAATAAAGGACAACTTACATCGCAGACACTGTATTTTTTACAGCACTTTAGCTCAAAGCCTTGAACTATGTGTTTTTTAACATTAGTTGCAGTTTTTGGCATAATAATTGACTTTATGTGGGTGTTAGTATGGCAAGAAATTGCAAACACAATGAGAGATTTTAAAAACACTAAAACGAGGCAAAGATATTTGCAAGAAGTCATGAAAAGAAATGAGCTCATAACTAAATTAAAAGCATTGATCCCGGATTCAAGGGACAAGGGACTTTATATTGAAGCTCAGGCAATTGCACAACTTGTCGACTATATAGAAAAAAATAGAAGTGATGATTCAAGTTTTTTAATGAAACTTTTAAGAAGAAATAGAGTACAAGAAGAAATCAGATAATCCTTTTCATATCTGTTGTTTGTTTGGACAATGAGGGCTTCGGGAAACCGGAGCCCTCATTTTTTTAAGGGAATGTGGTTTTAGTATTTATTGATGAAAATTGGAGTTTAGAAAGAAGATACTTGTAGCGTTAAAACACATATAAATATATTTTATAATACCATTGCTATTTTTCAATTCTAATAAAAGCACTCAATTCCAAATCATTTACATTTTTAAAGCCGGTGTTTTTATAAAAAGCAAGGGTTTCGGGAGTATTGTCGGTTAGCAATACTTTTTGCCGAACCGATCTGAATTTCTCAAAGGTTCTGTTGATCAATTCCTTGCCAATTCCTCTCCGCTGATGACTTTTTAAAACAAGGATGTCCTGGATATAGATAATCGTGAGGCCGTCACCAATCATCCGCAGCAATCCCACTAATTTTTCATCTTCCCAGGCAGTCAATACAAACAGTGAGTTGCTGACAGCTTTTTGAAGTGTTTCCGGTGAGGAAGTATAGGCTTGCCATCCGGCATCGTTGTACAAGGCCAATAATTGATCGGACTGTATTTCATTGCCTGTTTTGTAGATAATAGACATGATCGAATAATATTACCAGCGACCACCTGCACCACCACCGCCAAAAGAGCCGCCACCAAATCCGCCAAAGCCTCCTCCACCCCCGGAGGAACCTCCAAACCCGCCAACAAAACCACCACCGCCCCGATAGCCGCGACCTGAATAAGAGGCATAGCGGTTTCTTCTGAATAGAGAGGAAACACCAAATAAGACCAGAATAATAAGAATATAGTACCAGGGAATAGGCGGGCGTTTGCCTTTAATATCTTCGGCAGTAAATTTTCCTGCCACAAGCCCCATGATATAATTTATGGCCTGGTCAAAACCATTGTAGAAATCTCCGTTTTTAAAATTGGGTACAATCACAGCTTCCACTATTCTTTTGGCCAATGCATCGGGCACATAC
Proteins encoded in this region:
- a CDS encoding GNAT family N-acetyltransferase; this translates as MSIIYKTGNEIQSDQLLALYNDAGWQAYTSSPETLQKAVSNSLFVLTAWEDEKLVGLLRMIGDGLTIIYIQDILVLKSHQRRGIGKELINRTFEKFRSVRQKVLLTDNTPETLAFYKNTGFKNVNDLELSAFIRIEK
- the scpA gene encoding methylmalonyl-CoA mutase is translated as MNRPDFSKIKAFEEDIFPKSVKDSSAYTSAEGISIKSSYGHADIEGMEHLNYAAGLPPFLRGPYSTMYFTRPWTIRQYAGFSDAESSNAFYKRNLAAGQKGLSVAFDLATHRGYDSDHERVVGDVGKAGVAIDSVLDMKILFDEIPLDEMSVSMTMNGAVLPIMAFYIVAAEEQGVDLNQLSGTIQNDILKEFMVRNTYIYPPKASMKIIADIFEFTSRKMPRFNSISVSGYHMHEAGATADIELAYTLADGLEYVRTGIEAGLKIDDFAPRISFFWGIGMNHFMEIAKMRAGRLLWAKIIKQFNPKNQKSMALRTHCQTSGYSLTEQDPFNNVTRTCIEAMAAAFGGTQSLHTNAFDEAIALPTDFSAKIARETQIYLQKETGICNAVDPWGGSYYVEYLTDQLMRKAWGLIQEVEALGGMTKAIESGLPKMRIEEAAAQKQAKVDSGREKIIGVNVFQTENEEEIDIRDVDNAAVRKKQIERLEKLRKYRNETVVGLALSKLTEAAKSEKGNLLELSIDAARKRATLGEISTALEEVYGRYQATIKSVSGVYASAIKDNEHFKKAQQLADEFAEKDGRRPRIMIAKMGQDGHDRGAKVIASSFADLGFDVDIGPLFQTPKEAAMQAAENDVHILGVSSLAAGHKTLVPQVIEELKKLGRQDIKVIAGGVIPKQDYAFLRELGVIGIFGPGTVIAKAAIDILEKMLE
- a CDS encoding type II toxin-antitoxin system RelE/ParE family toxin — translated: MVKRKIKWTKNSEIQLQQILEFYIRRNKSSAYSKKLYGKIQHLKKVASNPEIGIKTKLDAIRGIIVENYIVFYEILNDKIIVLKIWDSRQNPKKLDIPK
- a CDS encoding methylmalonyl-CoA mutase family protein, whose protein sequence is MGKIESSRPELTKDFPSHSKAEWMEQVSRDLEKSGNESEAIWKYSNDLHFPIIFNSEDMSEIGQFTFHRNEGGCAIRMDFSISDPKESNKRIKVALEKGVNAIGLKPEKVLEAEDWEIIFEGVVIEALHVHFLFGSGTLELWTGLKLFLENKNTIQWQGSFDFDPLLNQKSLGQEDLDWLEEACEILPAFKHISIDQHVFHKENQEADELALVLAKLSEYLFQLKAKAPDLIEKNLHSRIQCTVPVGCIYFVEIAKLRALRLLWPNIIKNYGLHEAAVYIQTRNSPLFTHEDPYWNMLRHTTMAMIAVIGGADSIHLKIEGEKEAENPEFFQRIAINVQHILREESKLENVNDPANGSYYIENLSYQLAEKAWGKFQQIEAGGGFSKTEKQ